The following proteins are co-located in the Billgrantia tianxiuensis genome:
- a CDS encoding symmetrical bis(5'-nucleosyl)-tetraphosphatase: MTAYAIGDLQGCHAEFVELLERIDFDPGRDRLWLAGDLVNRGPESLACLREVQGLGDAALTVLGNHDLHLLAVARGGARLNRKDTLADILEAPDREALLDWLQSRPLLVRQTFAGQGETVMAHAGLLPQWSAEEALGLAREVEMRLTSESSGAFLEQMYGNEPSCWQASLDGIDRLRAIVNVLTRMRFIDADGCLDFSAKEGLDSAPAGFAPWFRYPRGDELRLVFGHWAALEGCVEGARVRAEALDTGCVWGGSLTALNLTTGERIGVPSRQRR, from the coding sequence ATGACCGCCTACGCCATCGGAGACCTGCAGGGCTGCCATGCGGAATTCGTCGAGCTGCTGGAACGGATCGACTTCGATCCCGGCCGCGACCGTCTATGGCTGGCTGGCGATCTGGTCAACCGCGGCCCCGAGTCGCTCGCCTGCCTGCGCGAGGTGCAGGGGTTGGGCGATGCCGCGCTGACCGTGCTTGGCAATCATGACCTGCACCTGTTGGCGGTGGCACGGGGCGGGGCACGGCTCAATCGCAAGGATACGCTGGCCGACATCCTCGAGGCCCCCGATCGCGAGGCGCTGCTCGACTGGTTGCAATCGCGCCCGTTGCTGGTGCGCCAGACTTTTGCAGGCCAGGGAGAGACAGTGATGGCCCATGCGGGGCTGCTGCCGCAATGGTCGGCGGAAGAAGCGCTCGGCTTGGCGCGTGAGGTCGAGATGCGGCTCACCAGCGAAAGCAGTGGGGCGTTTCTCGAGCAAATGTACGGCAACGAGCCCTCATGCTGGCAGGCCTCGCTCGATGGTATCGATCGCCTGCGTGCCATCGTCAACGTGCTGACACGCATGCGCTTCATCGATGCCGATGGCTGCCTGGACTTCAGCGCCAAGGAGGGACTCGACAGCGCTCCTGCCGGCTTCGCGCCCTGGTTCCGTTATCCCCGCGGCGACGAGCTGCGCCTGGTATTCGGCCATTGGGCGGCGTTGGAAGGGTGTGTCGAAGGCGCCCGGGTACGCGCCGAGGCGTTGGATACCGGCTGCGTATGGGGCGGCAGCCTCACCGCACTGAACCTCACCACCGGCGAGCGCATCGGCGTACCCAGCCGACAGCGCCGCTGA
- a CDS encoding LysR substrate-binding domain-containing protein codes for MAGGGIRSGHRPERWPLPGICHHPSDGGGDLSRLRSGADATPASAVTPEELAWYPLLHDVTAWRGGHPYAEWEHYLHAIEAPPLNVRRGYTFNRHRLALEAAIAGLGVSIARQALLTNELKTGTLIAPFAARIPTGKRYGIVHTSGALDDRRVAAVHDWIVEEAERGANTQT; via the coding sequence ATTGCGGGAGGGGGAATTCGATCTGGCCATCGACCTGAACGATGGCCACTACCCGGGATTTGCCATCACCCCTCTGATGGAGGAGGTGATCTTTCCCGTCTGCGCTCCGGCGCTGATGCGACGCCGGCCAGCGCTGTCACGCCCGAGGAGCTGGCCTGGTATCCGCTGCTGCATGACGTCACCGCCTGGCGCGGCGGGCATCCCTACGCCGAGTGGGAGCACTACCTGCATGCCATCGAAGCCCCTCCGCTCAACGTGCGACGCGGCTATACCTTCAACCGCCACCGGCTGGCGCTGGAGGCAGCCATCGCCGGCCTGGGCGTCTCCATCGCTCGCCAAGCGCTGCTCACCAATGAACTCAAGACAGGTACCTTGATCGCTCCTTTCGCCGCGCGCATCCCCACCGGCAAACGCTACGGCATCGTCCACACCAGCGGCGCGCTGGACGATCGCCGGGTGGCCGCAGTGCACGACTGGATCGTGGAGGAAGCCGAGCGCGGAGCCAATACCCAGACCTAG
- the plsY gene encoding glycerol-3-phosphate 1-O-acyltransferase PlsY, with protein MLGVQLGEGLLALLGLMLLGYLSGSWLGALWVCRLAGVGDPRQQGSGNPGFSNVLRVHGRRLAAATLLLDAAKGMPALWLAMMLGMPPWAQGMVGLAVLLGHSFPPWHRFRGGKAVASAFGVLLVLTPGVALCCAALWALLAWRVRTAAVASLASAGVAPLASLWLAPDYVLVIVAFTALVLVRHLLNIRRLGSGDEHAL; from the coding sequence ATGTTGGGGGTGCAATTGGGCGAAGGACTCTTGGCGCTGTTGGGCTTGATGCTGCTGGGGTATCTCAGCGGCTCCTGGCTGGGTGCGCTGTGGGTCTGCCGGTTGGCGGGTGTCGGCGATCCGCGCCAGCAAGGTTCCGGCAATCCCGGTTTCTCCAACGTGCTGCGGGTGCACGGCCGCCGGCTGGCCGCGGCAACCCTGCTGCTCGATGCGGCCAAGGGCATGCCGGCGCTGTGGCTCGCCATGATGCTGGGCATGCCACCATGGGCCCAAGGGATGGTGGGGCTGGCTGTGCTGCTGGGGCATAGCTTCCCACCCTGGCATCGCTTTCGCGGTGGCAAGGCGGTCGCCAGCGCCTTCGGGGTGCTGCTGGTGCTGACGCCGGGGGTGGCCCTGTGCTGTGCCGCGCTGTGGGCGCTATTGGCCTGGCGGGTGCGCACGGCCGCCGTGGCGTCGCTGGCCAGTGCCGGTGTGGCCCCACTGGCCAGCCTGTGGCTGGCGCCGGACTACGTCCTGGTGATTGTGGCCTTCACTGCACTGGTGCTGGTACGGCACCTGCTCAACATCCGGCGCCTGGGCAGCGGCGACGAGCATGCTTTATAG
- the rpoD gene encoding RNA polymerase sigma factor RpoD, with amino-acid sequence MAGNAQQQSRLKELIARGKEQGYLTYAEVNDHLPEDIADPDQVEDIIGMINDMGISVVEEAPDEDTLMMSDHSADESAAEEAVAALAAVESDVGRTTDPVRMYMREMGTVELLTREGEIEIAKRIEEGTREVMSALAWLPGAVDSILEAYDATQDEEAPGRLSDLFSGFIDPDEGIPGVAEAEEPEPEIGADNVADDDSSDEDDEDDDDTETEDDSSGGPDPEEARARFEQIRAQNELVRDILAKHGRDSAEARTEMERLAELFSPIKLVPKHFERLVGQVRISVEQIRAQEKAVMQLFVKKAKVPRKSFIKAFPGNESRQEWVEEFISENAKFAERLEPLRADIQRAQRRIAFEEEMVQLPVAELKEINRRLSIGEAKARRAKKEMVEANLRLVISIAKKYTNRGLQFLDLIQEGNIGLMKAVDKFEYRRGYKFSTYATWWIRQAITRSIADQARTIRIPVHMIETINKLNRVSRQMLQEMGREPTPEELGERLEMPEDKVRKVLKIAKEPISMETPIGDDDDSHLGDFIEDSTMQLPVDLATGEGLIEATRNVLGGLTAREAKVLRMRFGIDMNTDHTLEEVGKQFDVTRERIRQIEAKALRKLRHPSRSEPLRSFLDD; translated from the coding sequence ATGGCTGGAAATGCGCAGCAGCAGTCACGTCTGAAGGAGTTGATCGCGCGTGGCAAGGAACAGGGTTACCTGACCTATGCCGAGGTCAACGACCACCTCCCGGAGGATATTGCCGACCCCGATCAGGTGGAAGACATCATCGGCATGATCAATGACATGGGCATCAGCGTCGTCGAGGAAGCTCCCGATGAAGATACCCTGATGATGTCCGATCACTCCGCCGATGAATCCGCCGCTGAAGAAGCCGTGGCTGCTCTGGCTGCGGTGGAGAGCGACGTAGGGCGCACCACCGACCCGGTGCGCATGTACATGCGCGAAATGGGTACCGTGGAGCTGCTGACCCGCGAGGGGGAAATCGAGATCGCCAAGCGCATCGAGGAGGGGACGCGCGAGGTGATGTCGGCCCTGGCCTGGCTGCCCGGCGCGGTGGACTCGATTCTCGAAGCGTATGACGCTACCCAGGACGAAGAGGCCCCTGGACGTCTTTCCGATCTCTTCTCGGGTTTCATCGATCCTGACGAAGGCATTCCCGGAGTGGCCGAGGCCGAAGAGCCCGAGCCCGAGATCGGCGCCGACAATGTCGCCGACGACGACAGTTCCGACGAAGACGACGAAGACGACGACGATACCGAGACCGAGGACGATAGCTCCGGCGGTCCCGACCCCGAAGAGGCCAGGGCGCGCTTCGAACAGATCCGTGCCCAGAACGAGCTGGTGCGCGACATCCTGGCCAAGCATGGGCGCGACAGTGCCGAAGCCCGGACCGAGATGGAGCGTCTGGCCGAACTGTTCTCGCCGATCAAGCTGGTACCCAAGCACTTCGAGCGCCTGGTCGGTCAGGTGCGTATCAGCGTCGAGCAGATCCGCGCTCAGGAAAAGGCGGTGATGCAGCTCTTCGTCAAGAAAGCCAAGGTGCCGCGCAAGAGCTTCATCAAGGCGTTTCCGGGCAACGAGTCGCGTCAGGAATGGGTCGAAGAGTTCATCTCCGAGAATGCCAAGTTCGCCGAGCGCCTGGAGCCGCTGCGTGCCGATATCCAGCGCGCCCAGCGCCGTATCGCCTTCGAGGAGGAGATGGTCCAGCTGCCGGTGGCGGAGCTCAAGGAGATCAATCGCCGGCTCTCCATTGGCGAGGCCAAGGCGCGCCGTGCCAAGAAGGAGATGGTCGAGGCCAACCTGCGTCTGGTCATTTCGATCGCCAAGAAGTACACCAACCGCGGGCTGCAATTCCTGGATCTGATCCAGGAGGGCAACATCGGCCTGATGAAGGCGGTGGACAAGTTCGAGTACCGTCGCGGCTACAAGTTCTCGACCTATGCCACCTGGTGGATTCGTCAGGCGATCACCCGCTCGATCGCCGACCAGGCGCGGACCATCCGTATCCCGGTACACATGATCGAGACGATCAACAAGCTCAACCGCGTGTCGCGTCAAATGCTGCAGGAGATGGGCCGCGAGCCGACGCCGGAGGAGCTTGGTGAGCGTCTCGAGATGCCCGAGGACAAGGTGCGCAAGGTGCTCAAGATCGCCAAGGAGCCGATCTCCATGGAGACGCCCATCGGCGACGATGACGACTCCCATCTGGGCGATTTCATCGAGGACAGCACCATGCAGCTGCCGGTCGACCTGGCTACCGGGGAAGGCCTGATCGAGGCAACGCGCAACGTGTTGGGCGGGCTTACCGCGCGTGAGGCTAAGGTGCTGCGCATGCGCTTCGGCATCGACATGAATACCGATCACACCCTCGAGGAGGTCGGCAAGCAGTTCGACGTCACCCGCGAGCGGATCCGTCAGATCGAAGCCAAGGCCCTGCGCAAGCTGCGCCATCCGAGCCGCTCCGAGCCGCTGCGCTCGTTCCTCGACGACTGA
- a CDS encoding polynucleotide adenylyltransferase: protein MKAARDRSIEGLEVYRVGGAVRDARLGWPTADTDWVVVGATPAEMQRRGFRPVGRDFPVFLHPLTHEEYALARTERKSGHGYTGFEVHASPEVTLEEDLARRDLTINAMAETPEGELVDPYGGLADLHAKVLRHVSSAFIEDPLRVLRTARFLARYARLGFAIADETLDLMRQLAESGELAHLVAERIWTETEKALGEAEPAVYFRTLHECGALSVLMPELADETAELERALERLTNLPDDLSEESLLRWRWARLVEHLTDARFEALAERLRLPRAYRDAGRQAALTRRLRQQATLDASAVKTWLDGIDAWRRSERVEPLLALMTVDDPTLARRIERAWRAVSRLEARELVAEGFRGGRLGEELARRRRCLLEEALAR from the coding sequence ATGAAGGCCGCGCGGGACCGTTCGATCGAGGGGCTCGAGGTCTACCGCGTGGGCGGGGCGGTGCGTGATGCCCGGCTGGGCTGGCCCACGGCCGATACCGATTGGGTGGTAGTGGGAGCGACGCCAGCCGAGATGCAACGGCGTGGCTTTCGGCCCGTGGGCCGCGATTTTCCTGTCTTTCTGCACCCGCTCACCCATGAGGAGTACGCCCTGGCGCGCACCGAACGCAAGTCCGGCCACGGCTATACCGGCTTCGAAGTGCATGCCAGTCCCGAGGTGACGCTGGAAGAGGATCTGGCCCGTCGCGACCTGACGATCAACGCCATGGCCGAGACGCCGGAGGGCGAACTGGTGGATCCGTACGGAGGGCTGGCCGACTTGCACGCCAAGGTGTTGCGGCACGTCTCGTCGGCCTTCATCGAGGATCCGCTGCGGGTGCTGCGCACCGCTCGCTTCCTGGCACGCTATGCCCGGCTCGGTTTCGCCATTGCCGATGAAACCCTCGACTTGATGCGTCAGCTTGCCGAGAGCGGCGAGCTGGCGCACTTGGTGGCCGAGCGGATCTGGACCGAGACCGAGAAAGCGCTCGGCGAAGCCGAGCCGGCGGTCTACTTTCGTACTCTGCATGAGTGCGGTGCGCTGTCGGTGCTGATGCCGGAACTCGCCGATGAGACCGCGGAGCTCGAGCGGGCACTAGAGCGGCTGACGAACCTACCCGATGACCTATCCGAGGAATCGTTGCTCCGCTGGCGCTGGGCGCGGCTGGTGGAACATCTCACCGATGCCCGGTTTGAAGCGCTGGCCGAGCGCCTGCGTTTGCCGCGCGCATACCGCGATGCGGGGCGTCAGGCTGCGCTTACCCGGCGGCTACGCCAGCAGGCCACGCTCGATGCGAGCGCGGTAAAGACCTGGCTGGATGGCATCGATGCCTGGCGGCGCAGCGAGCGGGTCGAGCCCCTCCTCGCGCTGATGACGGTGGATGACCCGACCCTGGCCCGGCGGATCGAGCGGGCTTGGCGGGCGGTCTCGCGGCTCGAGGCCAGAGAACTCGTGGCGGAAGGCTTTCGCGGTGGCAGGCTCGGCGAGGAACTGGCCCGGCGCCGGCGATGCCTCCTCGAGGAAGCGTTGGCGCGCTAG
- the tsaD gene encoding tRNA (adenosine(37)-N6)-threonylcarbamoyltransferase complex transferase subunit TsaD gives MRVLGIETSCDETGVAIYDTDRGLLADALYSQVAMHAEFGGVVPELASRDHTRRLLPLIQQVLDEAGMARSELDAIAYTAGPGLVGALMVGASTAHGMARALAIPVLGVHHMEGHLMAPMLEDSPPDFPFVALLVSGGHTQLVEVRGQGRYRLLGESVDDAAGEAFDKTAKMLGLAYPGGPQVARLAETGDPKRFRFPRPMTDRPGLDFSFSGLKTHTLTTLKQLERDGQLDEQARADVARAFEEAVVDTLVIKCRRALDDTGLKRLVMAGGVSANARLRERLAHEAEKRSAQVYYPRGRFCTDNGAMIALAGARRLLAGERDAIGQMKAVPRWPMETLEPPA, from the coding sequence ATGCGAGTCCTTGGCATCGAGACCTCCTGCGACGAAACCGGCGTCGCGATCTACGACACCGACCGCGGCCTGCTGGCCGATGCGCTCTACAGCCAGGTTGCCATGCATGCCGAGTTTGGCGGCGTGGTGCCGGAACTCGCCTCCCGCGATCATACGCGGCGCCTGCTGCCGCTGATCCAGCAGGTGCTCGACGAAGCCGGCATGGCGCGCAGCGAGCTGGACGCCATCGCCTATACCGCCGGACCGGGGCTGGTCGGCGCGCTGATGGTGGGCGCCAGCACCGCCCACGGAATGGCACGCGCCCTGGCCATCCCGGTGCTCGGCGTGCATCACATGGAAGGCCATCTCATGGCTCCCATGCTCGAGGATTCCCCGCCCGACTTCCCCTTCGTCGCCCTGCTGGTCTCCGGCGGCCACACTCAGTTGGTCGAGGTTCGGGGCCAGGGCCGTTACCGCCTGCTGGGCGAATCGGTGGACGACGCCGCCGGCGAGGCCTTCGACAAGACTGCCAAGATGCTCGGCCTGGCCTATCCCGGCGGCCCTCAGGTCGCCCGGCTGGCCGAAACGGGCGACCCGAAGCGCTTTCGCTTCCCCCGCCCCATGACCGACCGCCCAGGACTCGACTTCAGCTTCTCCGGGCTCAAGACGCATACCCTTACCACCCTCAAGCAGCTCGAGAGGGACGGTCAGCTCGACGAACAGGCACGAGCCGACGTGGCACGTGCCTTCGAGGAGGCAGTGGTGGACACCCTGGTGATCAAGTGCCGACGGGCACTCGACGACACCGGCCTGAAACGCCTGGTCATGGCCGGCGGCGTGAGCGCCAATGCGCGACTGCGCGAACGCCTCGCCCACGAGGCTGAAAAACGCAGCGCTCAGGTCTACTACCCACGCGGAAGGTTCTGCACCGATAACGGCGCGATGATCGCTCTGGCCGGCGCCCGGCGCCTGCTGGCCGGCGAGCGCGATGCGATCGGCCAGATGAAAGCCGTGCCGCGCTGGCCGATGGAAACCCTGGAGCCCCCCGCCTGA
- the apaG gene encoding Co2+/Mg2+ efflux protein ApaG, whose product MTEASNMPLEEEVLVDVEPAFCDDESSREESRYVFSYTVTIHNHSSRSIQLLARHWRITQGSGKVQEVRGKGVVGQQPLIGPGQTFRYTSRAILDGPVGVMEGAYTCIDAATQRPFEVAIAPFRLAGPNQVH is encoded by the coding sequence ATGACCGAGGCTTCGAACATGCCGCTCGAAGAGGAGGTGCTCGTCGACGTGGAGCCTGCCTTTTGCGATGACGAATCCTCCCGCGAAGAGTCACGCTACGTGTTCAGCTACACCGTGACGATCCATAACCACTCGAGTCGCAGCATACAGCTGCTGGCTCGCCACTGGCGTATCACCCAAGGCAGCGGCAAGGTACAGGAGGTGCGTGGCAAGGGCGTGGTGGGCCAGCAGCCCCTGATCGGCCCGGGGCAGACCTTCCGCTACACCAGCCGCGCCATCCTCGATGGCCCGGTGGGCGTGATGGAAGGTGCCTATACCTGCATCGATGCCGCCACCCAGCGGCCCTTCGAAGTGGCCATTGCTCCCTTCCGCCTGGCCGGCCCCAACCAGGTACACTGA
- a CDS encoding SurA N-terminal domain-containing protein, translating into MRILPIATLGLALCLGAVPLTAVAQDFQPVQRQSLDRIVAVVNQQAIMQSQLEERMEQARSQLAAQGQGLPPEGMLREHMLEQIILEEIQLQMAADAGLSIDDTSLNRQIREIAERNRMTLDQFADALEADGLSMAAVREEIRREMLLRELQQRQVGGRVNVSNREVERFIEQQGGNVSLDQARQMVFQRKANEALDAWLQEIRAEAFVDNRLANGR; encoded by the coding sequence ATGCGGATTTTGCCAATTGCCACCCTGGGCTTGGCCCTGTGCCTTGGTGCCGTACCGCTGACGGCCGTGGCCCAGGACTTCCAGCCGGTGCAGCGGCAGTCCCTGGACCGTATCGTGGCCGTGGTGAACCAGCAGGCCATCATGCAGAGCCAGCTCGAGGAACGCATGGAACAGGCGCGCAGCCAGCTTGCCGCCCAAGGGCAAGGATTGCCTCCCGAAGGGATGCTGCGCGAGCACATGCTGGAGCAGATCATCCTCGAAGAGATCCAGTTGCAGATGGCGGCGGATGCCGGCCTCAGCATCGACGATACCTCGCTCAATCGGCAGATTCGCGAAATTGCCGAGAGGAATCGCATGACCCTCGACCAGTTTGCCGATGCGCTGGAGGCCGATGGCCTGAGCATGGCCGCCGTGCGCGAGGAGATTCGCCGCGAGATGCTGCTGCGTGAGCTGCAACAGCGCCAGGTTGGCGGTCGCGTCAATGTCAGCAATCGCGAAGTGGAGCGTTTCATCGAGCAGCAGGGTGGTAACGTGAGCCTGGATCAGGCGCGCCAGATGGTTTTCCAGCGCAAGGCTAACGAGGCGCTCGACGCCTGGCTGCAGGAGATTCGAGCCGAGGCCTTCGTCGACAACCGGCTCGCCAACGGGCGTTGA
- the rpsU gene encoding 30S ribosomal protein S21: MPSVKVRDNEPFDVALRRFKRSCEKAGILSEVRRREHYEKPTAERKRKAAAAVKRHAKKLQRERKRFERLY, from the coding sequence ATGCCTTCTGTCAAAGTACGTGATAACGAGCCGTTTGACGTCGCGCTGCGCCGTTTCAAGCGTTCCTGTGAAAAAGCCGGCATCCTTTCCGAAGTGCGTCGTCGCGAGCACTACGAGAAGCCGACTGCAGAGCGCAAGCGCAAGGCGGCGGCTGCGGTGAAGCGTCACGCGAAGAAGCTTCAGCGTGAGCGCAAGCGCTTCGAACGGCTCTATTGA
- a CDS encoding L-serine ammonia-lyase, translated as MAISVFDLFKIGIGPSSSHTVGPMRAAYDFVQALREDGLLERVARIEVKLFGSLSATGKGHATDRAVIMGLMGERPDRIDPAIVAPCIEELLEASTLMLDGRLAIPFLWSRDMQWHDECLPYHPNAMTLVAHGHAETLWSNTYYSIGGGFVIDEAQAERGELDQDNTVLPYDFNSAAELMALCRMHDMRISELMLENEKAWRSEQEVRDGLWQIWQAMQACVQRGLEQEGILPGGLNVKRRAASLHRRLLATRDDQSLIASTFGAMDWVNVFALAVNEENAAGGRMVTAPTNGAAGIIPAVLHYYMKFQPGACERDVVDFLLAAAAVGILCKKNASISGAEVGCQGEVGSACAMAAAGLAEVMGGSVAQVENAAEIGLEHNLGLTCDPVGGLVQVPCIERNAIASVKAINAAQMSLRGDGEHFISLDKAIRTMRDTGRDMQDKYKETSRGGLAVNAIEC; from the coding sequence ATGGCAATCAGTGTCTTCGATCTGTTCAAGATCGGTATCGGTCCATCCAGCTCTCATACCGTGGGGCCGATGCGCGCCGCCTACGACTTCGTCCAGGCGTTGCGCGAGGACGGTCTGCTCGAAAGAGTGGCTCGCATCGAGGTCAAGCTGTTCGGCTCCTTGAGCGCCACCGGCAAGGGGCATGCCACCGACCGTGCCGTGATCATGGGGCTGATGGGCGAACGTCCCGACCGGATCGATCCCGCCATCGTGGCGCCTTGCATCGAAGAGCTGCTCGAAGCCAGCACCCTGATGCTCGACGGCCGCCTGGCGATTCCCTTCCTCTGGTCACGTGACATGCAGTGGCACGACGAATGCTTGCCCTATCATCCCAACGCCATGACCCTGGTGGCTCACGGCCATGCCGAAACGCTGTGGAGCAACACCTACTATTCGATCGGTGGCGGCTTCGTCATCGATGAGGCGCAGGCCGAGCGGGGCGAGTTGGACCAGGACAATACCGTGCTGCCCTACGACTTCAATTCGGCAGCCGAGTTGATGGCGCTGTGCCGCATGCACGACATGCGTATCAGCGAGCTGATGCTGGAGAACGAGAAGGCCTGGCGCAGCGAGCAGGAGGTGCGCGATGGGCTGTGGCAGATCTGGCAGGCCATGCAAGCTTGTGTACAGCGTGGCCTGGAGCAGGAAGGCATACTTCCCGGTGGGCTCAACGTCAAGCGGCGTGCCGCGTCACTGCATCGCCGCTTGCTGGCGACGCGCGACGACCAGAGCCTGATCGCCTCCACGTTCGGCGCCATGGACTGGGTCAACGTCTTTGCCCTTGCGGTCAACGAGGAGAATGCAGCCGGTGGGCGCATGGTGACGGCGCCGACCAACGGGGCTGCCGGTATCATTCCGGCCGTGCTGCACTACTACATGAAGTTCCAACCCGGCGCCTGCGAGCGCGACGTGGTGGATTTCCTGCTGGCCGCCGCCGCAGTGGGCATCCTGTGCAAGAAGAACGCTTCTATCTCAGGGGCGGAAGTGGGCTGTCAGGGTGAGGTCGGTTCGGCTTGCGCCATGGCGGCCGCCGGGCTGGCCGAGGTCATGGGCGGCAGCGTTGCCCAGGTGGAAAACGCCGCCGAGATCGGCTTGGAGCACAACCTCGGGCTGACCTGCGATCCGGTGGGCGGCCTGGTCCAGGTGCCCTGCATCGAGCGCAACGCCATCGCTTCGGTCAAGGCGATCAACGCAGCACAGATGTCGCTGCGTGGTGATGGAGAGCATTTCATCTCCCTCGACAAGGCGATCCGCACCATGCGCGACACTGGGCGCGACATGCAAGACAAGTACAAGGAAACCTCACGCGGCGGCCTTGCGGTCAACGCCATCGAATGCTGA
- the glpE gene encoding thiosulfate sulfurtransferase GlpE → MENPAFRHLSIDTLTTWLDADHPLTVVDIRDPASFAAGHIPGSGHLDNDSVAALLEATPRERPLVVVCYHGHSSQQAAAWLAGQGFNEVYSLDGGFTEWEHRLPGRVERGGP, encoded by the coding sequence ATGGAGAACCCTGCATTTCGTCATCTGTCGATCGACACCCTGACGACCTGGCTTGACGCCGATCACCCGCTTACGGTGGTCGACATTCGTGACCCGGCCAGCTTCGCTGCCGGTCATATACCCGGCAGCGGCCACCTCGACAACGACAGCGTCGCCGCGCTGCTCGAGGCGACCCCGCGCGAGCGTCCCTTGGTGGTGGTCTGCTATCACGGCCATTCCAGCCAGCAGGCTGCGGCCTGGCTGGCGGGTCAAGGCTTCAACGAGGTCTACAGCCTCGATGGAGGCTTCACCGAATGGGAGCACCGTCTGCCCGGTCGGGTGGAGCGTGGCGGCCCATGA
- the folK gene encoding 2-amino-4-hydroxy-6-hydroxymethyldihydropteridine diphosphokinase, with the protein MPLVSVSIGSNIEREHHVRACLEALAATFDGLRVSRIYESEPVGFEDGRNFYNLVAVFDSDWTVGELQAWCKRIEREHGRRKDTPKFSPRTLDIDLLTVGDLIGEHDGVRLPRDEILHHAFVLLPLSELLPDTPHPVDGRTYGELWSAFECKRQRLWPIAFEWNGNRPR; encoded by the coding sequence ATGCCCCTGGTCAGCGTCAGCATCGGCAGCAACATCGAGCGTGAGCATCACGTACGGGCGTGCCTGGAAGCCCTGGCCGCCACGTTCGATGGGCTGAGAGTCTCCCGCATCTACGAGAGCGAGCCGGTGGGCTTCGAGGACGGCCGCAACTTCTATAACCTGGTAGCGGTATTCGACAGCGACTGGACGGTGGGCGAGCTACAAGCGTGGTGCAAGCGCATCGAACGTGAGCATGGCCGACGCAAGGACACGCCCAAGTTCAGCCCCAGGACGTTGGACATCGATCTGTTGACGGTGGGCGACCTCATCGGCGAACACGACGGAGTCAGGCTGCCGCGCGACGAGATTCTCCATCACGCCTTCGTCCTGCTGCCACTCTCGGAGCTGCTGCCGGACACACCGCATCCCGTCGACGGGCGCACCTACGGCGAACTGTGGTCGGCGTTCGAATGCAAACGCCAGCGCCTGTGGCCGATCGCCTTCGAGTGGAACGGCAACCGGCCACGCTGA
- the folB gene encoding dihydroneopterin aldolase, translating into MDRILIESLELETVIGVYDWERTIQQRLTLDLELGTDIRPAAADDDLAKTLDYAAISQRIARFADEHDFALVETFAERLAQLLMEEFAVPWLRLTLRKPAAVPAAAAVGVRIERGTRPEGT; encoded by the coding sequence ATGGACCGCATACTCATCGAATCGCTCGAGCTCGAGACGGTGATTGGCGTTTACGACTGGGAGCGCACCATTCAGCAGCGGCTGACGCTCGACCTGGAACTGGGAACCGATATCCGCCCGGCGGCAGCCGACGACGACCTGGCAAAGACCCTCGATTATGCCGCCATCAGCCAGCGCATCGCACGTTTCGCCGACGAGCACGACTTCGCCCTGGTGGAAACCTTTGCCGAGCGGCTCGCCCAACTCCTGATGGAGGAGTTTGCCGTTCCCTGGCTACGCCTGACGCTACGCAAGCCCGCCGCGGTACCCGCCGCCGCCGCAGTGGGCGTGCGTATCGAACGCGGTACCCGGCCGGAGGGAACCTAA